One window from the genome of Montipora foliosa isolate CH-2021 chromosome 5, ASM3666993v2, whole genome shotgun sequence encodes:
- the LOC138003665 gene encoding cyclic GMP-AMP synthase-like receptor, with translation MHKIIEDFNEKASFKDENEANVIRQRLERFVNNILAEVEKRDERFQTSLIQSGSVYEGVKVHKPDEFDFMIRINSLSNKPFFLPCDKGDGYVKLVTEDHEWIDFKDDEGFFNPNKLCRHFKKLINESLNFAEVPEGLNIMTTDDALLEGAWGPVYSNVLGNSRADDNPFDVMYSETHGPATTLYITWNGGSTYSDLTISVDLTLSLEYDISKLPVQLSKLPRSVEQGLQDTGFHVVPAGFDTWRISFSMIEKQILSRSPDGFKACYRVLKITRDTISEELGLDPSLVPSYIFKTVLQSQLFAVARDSWKRENWPDIINHVLDVTIQGVMRVEINSFFLSRYNLLSKSDHENNLKQCILEEMITRIQGLKMKHTPQDVTEAKRQVRVLELIDLFEYVVFAAAGGKDPTALWNKMFVNIGNIPGSRKFGWFWNQITDLKSTSLDEEAYKMLCQMWRHVESTVQHLRTSLQGNLSLLALKFYMRLCEKKKEFEQKNNVKQLKPIKQISIQQMAQELFEDIADSYLEEKNSSWSNLHKAVPSTHKPSGLFKDVADQTVNAGSEKGLAMFKHRIKGHLNMVPESALIRLTAHFVGQIIYYARDMLSRKLEYITIPELDLD, from the coding sequence ATGCATAAGATTATCGAGGATTTCAACGAAAAAGCGAGTTTCAAGGATGAAAATGAAGCCAACGTCATCCGACAGAGACTTGAAAGATTCGTGAATAACATTTTAGCAGAAGTGGAAAAGCGAGATGAGCGATTTCAAACCAGTCTTATTCAAAGCGGAAGTGTGTATGAAGGAGTCAAAGTCCATAAGCCAGACGAGTTCGACTTCATGATTCGAATTAACTCTCTTTCTAACAAACCCTTTTTCCTTCCTTGTGACAAAGGTGACGGATACGTTAAGTTAGTCACAGAAGACCACGAATGGATAGATTTCAAAGATGACGAAGGTTTCTTCAATCCAAATAAGTTGTGCCGACATTTTAAGAAGCTTATCAACGAATCTTTGAATTTTGCTGAAGTCCCTGAAGGATTGAACATCATGACAACAGATGATGCCCTCTTAGAAGGAGCATGGGGCCCTGTTTACTCAAACGTCTTAGGAAACAGCAGAGCCGATGACAACCCCTTTGATGTGATGTACTCAGAAACGCACGGCCCCGCAACAACCCTCTACATTACGTGGAATGGCGGAAGCACCTACAGCGACTTAACAATTAGCGTCGATTTGACACTCTCCCTTGAATATGATATTTCCAAGCTTCCTGTTCAGTTGTCAAAGCTCCCACGATCAGTAGAACAAGGCTTGCAAGATACTGGATTCCATGTCGTTCCAGCTGGATTTGACACCTGGCGCATCTCCTTTTCAATGATTGAGAAACAAATTCTAAGCCGTTCTCCTGACGGTTTCAAAGCTTGTTATCGCGTTCTGAAAATCACGAGAGACACAATCTCAGAAGAACTGGGTTTGGATCCATCATTAGTTCCATCGTACATTTTCAAGACAGTTTTGCAGTCTCAACTGTTTGCTGTTGCTCGGGATTCCTGGAAGAGGGAGAATTGGCCAGACATTATAAATCACGTTTTAGATGTCACAATACAAGGGGTGATGCGAGTGGAAATCAATAGCTTCTTTCTATCGAGATATAATCTGCTATCAAAGTCCGATCACGAGAACAATCTTAAACAATGCATCTTGGAAGAAATGATTACCAGGATTCAGGGCTTGAAGATGAAGCACACACCTCAAGATGTCACAGAAGCTAAACGGCAAGTAAGAGTGTTGGAGCTGATTGATCTGTTCGAGTATGTTGTCTTTGCAGCTGCAGGTGGAAAAGATCCGACAGCGCTGTGGAATAAAATGTTTGTCAACATAGGTAATATCCCTGGATCCCGTAAATTCGGCTGGTTTTGGAATCAGATAACTGATCTGAAGAGCACGTCGCTTGATGAAGAGGCGTACAAGATGCTTTGTCAAATGTGGAGGCACGTGGAATCAACCGTACAACACCTGCGTACTTCGCTTCAAGGGAACCTGAGTTTGTTGGCCCTTAAATTCTACATGAGACTTTGCgagaagaaaaaggaatttgAGCAAAAAAACAACGTCAAGCAACTCAAACCCATCAAGCAGATTTCTATACAGCAAATGGCCCAAGAGCTGTTTGAAGATATTGCCGACAGTTACCTCGAAGAAAAGAATTCATCTTGGTCGAATCTGCACAAGGCGGTGCCTTCAACCCACAAGCCATCTGGCCTTTTCAAAGATGTTGCTGATCAAACGGTAAATGCAGGAAGTGAAAAGGGTCTTGCTATGTTCAAGCACCGCATCAAGGGTCATCTTAACATGGTCCCCGAATCAGCTTTGATAAGGCTTACCGCCCACTTCGTTGGCCAGATCATTTACTATGCACGGGATATGTTGAGTCGTAAACTCGAATACATCACTATACCAGAGCTAGATCTAGATTAA